A single region of the Dromaius novaehollandiae isolate bDroNov1 chromosome 27, bDroNov1.hap1, whole genome shotgun sequence genome encodes:
- the CD34 gene encoding hematopoietic progenitor cell antigen CD34 isoform X1, with the protein MERLQGAGQSCGAGADALHLRTPRGAAPRRGTQGWSCTRCPSAAEPREPPATPRLQRAATGCNAPAASPGMMGGRRLLWVALCAVTLCGPAAGSPTDEPTTALTPRTGTSGSSAATSPSSTAEPARETTAAAGPPTPAPTSTAHSTGQPSPRPGQTSPRPPSTRPDTSSGPPAATHSPTAQPGTTAAPATSGSALPSSPTTPGHTATSAPAAPGGRARNASKPITCHQVKEVGDAGAICLHLPEAPSCKHFLEMKGSALWSAICEENAHRVPSPCQIKLAKSEVDRHCMLLILVGEGDPATDMLRESHWEKFGIKSLRRGSVRSHQDFSRKTLIALVTSGLLLAFLGLAGYFLAKRRSWSPVGERLGDDPYYTDSGSQGNTMTMTASREQAELREKPNLNGGARENGTGRAASKNGRSAKQHSDADTAM; encoded by the exons ATGGAGCGATTGCAAGGAGCGGGGCAAagctgcggcgccggggcggaCGCGCTCCACCTCCGCAcgccccgcggagcagccccccgccgcggcacgCAGGGCTGGAGCTGCACCCGCTGCCCGAGCGCGGCGGAGCCCCGGGAGCCGCCTGCGACGCCGAGGCTGCAGCGAGCTGCAACGGGCTGCAACGCGCCTGCCGCGAGCCCGGGGATGATGGGGGGGAGGCGGCTGCTCTGGGTCGCCCTCTGCGCTGTGACCCTGTGCG GCCCAGCCGCCGGCAGCCCCACGGATGAGCCCACCACCGCCCTGACGCCTCGGACGGGGAcgagcggcagcagcgcggccaCCAGCCCATCGAGCACCGCCGAGCCGGCGCGGGAGACCACCG CTGCAGCGGGACCCCCCACGCCGGCCCCCACCTCCACGGCACACAGCACGGGCCAgccgagcccccggcccggccagacctccccccggccccccagcacccgGCCGGACACGAGCAGCGGGCCCCCCGCGGCGACGCACAGCCCCACGGCGCAGCCCGGCACCACGGCAGCACCCGCGACGTCGGGGTCGGCGCTGCCAAGCTCTCCCACCACGCCGGGGCACACGGCCACCTCCgctcccgcggcgcccggcggcagaGCTCGCAACGCCTCCAAG CCCATCACCTGCCACCAGGTCAAGGAAGTGGGCGACGCCGGGGCCATCTGCCTGCACCTCCCGGAGGCCCCCAGCTGC aaacattttttgGAGATGAAGGGCTCTGCCTTATGGAGCGCAATATGTGAAGAGAACGCGCACCGTGTTCCCTCCCCCTGCCAGATCAAGCTCGCTAAATCCGAGGTGGACCGTCACTGCATGCTGCTCATCCTGGTCGGAGAAGGAG ATCCTGCTACAGATATGCTCCGGGAATCTCACTGGGAGAAG TTCGGAATAAAATCCCTGAGACGGGGCAGCGTGAGGAGCCACCAGGACTTTTCTCGGAAGACGCTGATCGCCTTGGTCACGTCCGGGCTCTTGCTGGCGTTTCTGGGCCTGGCCGGATACTTCCTCGCCAAGCGGCGGAGCTGGAGCCCCGTGGGGGAGAGGCTG GGCGACGACCCGTACTACACGGACAGCGGCAGCCAGGGCAACACGATGACCATGACGGCCTCCCGTGAGCAAGCCGAGCTGCGGGAGAAGCCAAACCTCAACGGAGGGGCTCGGGAGaacgggacgggacgggcagcCTCCAAGAACGGGCGCTCGGCCAAGCAGCACAGCGATGCCGACACCGCGATGTGA
- the CD34 gene encoding hematopoietic progenitor cell antigen CD34 isoform X3: MERLQGAGQSCGAGADALHLRTPRGAAPRRGTQGWSCTRCPSAAEPREPPATPRLQRAATGCNAPAASPGMMGGRRLLWVALCAVTLCGPAAGSPTDEPTTALTPRTGTSGSSAATSPSSTAEPARETTAAAGPPTPAPTSTAHSTGQPSPRPGQTSPRPPSTRPDTSSGPPAATHSPTAQPGTTAAPATSGSALPSSPTTPGHTATSAPAAPGGRARNASKPITCHQVKEVGDAGAICLHLPEAPSCKHFLEMKGSALWSAICEENAHRVPSPCQIKLAKSEVDRHCMLLILVGEGDPATDMLRESHWEKFGIKSLRRGSVRSHQDFSRKTLIALVTSGLLLAFLGLAGYFLAKRRSWSPVGERLQ, translated from the exons ATGGAGCGATTGCAAGGAGCGGGGCAAagctgcggcgccggggcggaCGCGCTCCACCTCCGCAcgccccgcggagcagccccccgccgcggcacgCAGGGCTGGAGCTGCACCCGCTGCCCGAGCGCGGCGGAGCCCCGGGAGCCGCCTGCGACGCCGAGGCTGCAGCGAGCTGCAACGGGCTGCAACGCGCCTGCCGCGAGCCCGGGGATGATGGGGGGGAGGCGGCTGCTCTGGGTCGCCCTCTGCGCTGTGACCCTGTGCG GCCCAGCCGCCGGCAGCCCCACGGATGAGCCCACCACCGCCCTGACGCCTCGGACGGGGAcgagcggcagcagcgcggccaCCAGCCCATCGAGCACCGCCGAGCCGGCGCGGGAGACCACCG CTGCAGCGGGACCCCCCACGCCGGCCCCCACCTCCACGGCACACAGCACGGGCCAgccgagcccccggcccggccagacctccccccggccccccagcacccgGCCGGACACGAGCAGCGGGCCCCCCGCGGCGACGCACAGCCCCACGGCGCAGCCCGGCACCACGGCAGCACCCGCGACGTCGGGGTCGGCGCTGCCAAGCTCTCCCACCACGCCGGGGCACACGGCCACCTCCgctcccgcggcgcccggcggcagaGCTCGCAACGCCTCCAAG CCCATCACCTGCCACCAGGTCAAGGAAGTGGGCGACGCCGGGGCCATCTGCCTGCACCTCCCGGAGGCCCCCAGCTGC aaacattttttgGAGATGAAGGGCTCTGCCTTATGGAGCGCAATATGTGAAGAGAACGCGCACCGTGTTCCCTCCCCCTGCCAGATCAAGCTCGCTAAATCCGAGGTGGACCGTCACTGCATGCTGCTCATCCTGGTCGGAGAAGGAG ATCCTGCTACAGATATGCTCCGGGAATCTCACTGGGAGAAG TTCGGAATAAAATCCCTGAGACGGGGCAGCGTGAGGAGCCACCAGGACTTTTCTCGGAAGACGCTGATCGCCTTGGTCACGTCCGGGCTCTTGCTGGCGTTTCTGGGCCTGGCCGGATACTTCCTCGCCAAGCGGCGGAGCTGGAGCCCCGTGGGGGAGAGGCTG CAGTAA
- the CD34 gene encoding hematopoietic progenitor cell antigen CD34 isoform X4, translated as MERLQGAGQSCGAGADALHLRTPRGAAPRRGTQGWSCTRCPSAAEPREPPATPRLQRAATGCNAPAASPGMMGGRRLLWVALCAVTLCGPAAGSPTDEPTTALTPRTGTSGSSAATSPSSTAEPARETTAAAGPPTPAPTSTAHSTGQPSPRPGQTSPRPPSTRPDTSSGPPAATHSPTAQPGTTAAPATSGSALPSSPTTPGHTATSAPAAPGGRARNASKPITCHQVKEVGDAGAICLHLPEAPSCKHFLEMKGSALWSAICEENAHRVPSPCQIKLAKSEVDRHCMLLILVGEGDPATDMLRESHWEKFGIKSLRRGSVRSHQDFSRKTLIALVTSGLLLAFLGLAGYFLAKRRSWSPVGERL; from the exons ATGGAGCGATTGCAAGGAGCGGGGCAAagctgcggcgccggggcggaCGCGCTCCACCTCCGCAcgccccgcggagcagccccccgccgcggcacgCAGGGCTGGAGCTGCACCCGCTGCCCGAGCGCGGCGGAGCCCCGGGAGCCGCCTGCGACGCCGAGGCTGCAGCGAGCTGCAACGGGCTGCAACGCGCCTGCCGCGAGCCCGGGGATGATGGGGGGGAGGCGGCTGCTCTGGGTCGCCCTCTGCGCTGTGACCCTGTGCG GCCCAGCCGCCGGCAGCCCCACGGATGAGCCCACCACCGCCCTGACGCCTCGGACGGGGAcgagcggcagcagcgcggccaCCAGCCCATCGAGCACCGCCGAGCCGGCGCGGGAGACCACCG CTGCAGCGGGACCCCCCACGCCGGCCCCCACCTCCACGGCACACAGCACGGGCCAgccgagcccccggcccggccagacctccccccggccccccagcacccgGCCGGACACGAGCAGCGGGCCCCCCGCGGCGACGCACAGCCCCACGGCGCAGCCCGGCACCACGGCAGCACCCGCGACGTCGGGGTCGGCGCTGCCAAGCTCTCCCACCACGCCGGGGCACACGGCCACCTCCgctcccgcggcgcccggcggcagaGCTCGCAACGCCTCCAAG CCCATCACCTGCCACCAGGTCAAGGAAGTGGGCGACGCCGGGGCCATCTGCCTGCACCTCCCGGAGGCCCCCAGCTGC aaacattttttgGAGATGAAGGGCTCTGCCTTATGGAGCGCAATATGTGAAGAGAACGCGCACCGTGTTCCCTCCCCCTGCCAGATCAAGCTCGCTAAATCCGAGGTGGACCGTCACTGCATGCTGCTCATCCTGGTCGGAGAAGGAG ATCCTGCTACAGATATGCTCCGGGAATCTCACTGGGAGAAG TTCGGAATAAAATCCCTGAGACGGGGCAGCGTGAGGAGCCACCAGGACTTTTCTCGGAAGACGCTGATCGCCTTGGTCACGTCCGGGCTCTTGCTGGCGTTTCTGGGCCTGGCCGGATACTTCCTCGCCAAGCGGCGGAGCTGGAGCCCCGTGGGGGAGAGGCTG TAA
- the CD34 gene encoding hematopoietic progenitor cell antigen CD34 isoform X2, whose protein sequence is MERLQGAGQSCGAGADALHLRTPRGAAPRRGTQGWSCTRCPSAAEPREPPATPRLQRAATGCNAPAASPGMMGGRRLLWVALCAVTLCGPAAGSPTDEPTTALTPRTGTSGSSAATSPSSTAEPARETTAAAGPPTPAPTSTAHSTGQPSPRPGQTSPRPPSTRPDTSSGPPAATHSPTAQPGTTAAPATSGSALPSSPTTPGHTATSAPAAPGGRARNASKPITCHQVKEVGDAGAICLHLPEAPSCKHFLEMKGSALWSAICEENAHRVPSPCQIKLAKSEVDRHCMLLILVGEGDPATDMLRESHWEKFGIKSLRRGSVRSHQDFSRKTLIALVTSGLLLAFLGLAGYFLAKRRSWSPVGERLL, encoded by the exons ATGGAGCGATTGCAAGGAGCGGGGCAAagctgcggcgccggggcggaCGCGCTCCACCTCCGCAcgccccgcggagcagccccccgccgcggcacgCAGGGCTGGAGCTGCACCCGCTGCCCGAGCGCGGCGGAGCCCCGGGAGCCGCCTGCGACGCCGAGGCTGCAGCGAGCTGCAACGGGCTGCAACGCGCCTGCCGCGAGCCCGGGGATGATGGGGGGGAGGCGGCTGCTCTGGGTCGCCCTCTGCGCTGTGACCCTGTGCG GCCCAGCCGCCGGCAGCCCCACGGATGAGCCCACCACCGCCCTGACGCCTCGGACGGGGAcgagcggcagcagcgcggccaCCAGCCCATCGAGCACCGCCGAGCCGGCGCGGGAGACCACCG CTGCAGCGGGACCCCCCACGCCGGCCCCCACCTCCACGGCACACAGCACGGGCCAgccgagcccccggcccggccagacctccccccggccccccagcacccgGCCGGACACGAGCAGCGGGCCCCCCGCGGCGACGCACAGCCCCACGGCGCAGCCCGGCACCACGGCAGCACCCGCGACGTCGGGGTCGGCGCTGCCAAGCTCTCCCACCACGCCGGGGCACACGGCCACCTCCgctcccgcggcgcccggcggcagaGCTCGCAACGCCTCCAAG CCCATCACCTGCCACCAGGTCAAGGAAGTGGGCGACGCCGGGGCCATCTGCCTGCACCTCCCGGAGGCCCCCAGCTGC aaacattttttgGAGATGAAGGGCTCTGCCTTATGGAGCGCAATATGTGAAGAGAACGCGCACCGTGTTCCCTCCCCCTGCCAGATCAAGCTCGCTAAATCCGAGGTGGACCGTCACTGCATGCTGCTCATCCTGGTCGGAGAAGGAG ATCCTGCTACAGATATGCTCCGGGAATCTCACTGGGAGAAG TTCGGAATAAAATCCCTGAGACGGGGCAGCGTGAGGAGCCACCAGGACTTTTCTCGGAAGACGCTGATCGCCTTGGTCACGTCCGGGCTCTTGCTGGCGTTTCTGGGCCTGGCCGGATACTTCCTCGCCAAGCGGCGGAGCTGGAGCCCCGTGGGGGAGAGGCTG CTCTAA